A genome region from Thermomonospora amylolytica includes the following:
- a CDS encoding LacI family DNA-binding transcriptional regulator: protein MSVTIRDVAQASGVHVSTVSRTFSAPHLVNAETRTRVLAVAEQLGYRPNRAARSLTTGRTNNIGLIVADLANPFFPPLIKAAQAAARRQDYHLFVADTDENPAEEEDLVLAFSKQVDGIVLCSPRLSNKALEKLAKRVPFVLVNRRIRGLTTVVMDVAQGARAAMEHLAGLGHRRVALVSGPSGSWTSGEIRKAVLETPDLETVVIGPNSPTEEGGLAVAAQVAEAGVTGVLAYNDLVAIGLIEGLGALGVSVPGDISVIGFDDSITGRLYRPKLTTVAMPAGDAGRMAVDLLVQSMSAATVLETHLVVRESTAPPKGVP, encoded by the coding sequence ATGTCAGTGACCATTCGGGACGTCGCCCAGGCCTCGGGCGTCCATGTGTCGACGGTCTCCCGGACCTTCTCCGCGCCCCACCTGGTGAACGCCGAGACGCGGACCCGGGTGCTGGCGGTCGCCGAGCAGCTCGGCTACCGGCCCAACCGGGCGGCGCGCTCCCTGACGACGGGCCGCACCAACAACATCGGGCTGATCGTGGCGGACCTGGCCAACCCGTTCTTCCCGCCGCTGATCAAGGCCGCGCAGGCCGCCGCCCGCCGCCAGGACTACCACCTGTTCGTGGCCGACACCGACGAGAACCCCGCCGAGGAGGAGGACCTGGTGCTGGCCTTCTCCAAACAGGTGGACGGCATCGTGCTGTGCAGCCCCCGGCTGTCCAACAAGGCCCTCGAAAAGCTCGCCAAGCGCGTCCCGTTCGTCCTGGTCAACCGGCGGATCCGCGGGCTGACCACGGTCGTGATGGACGTCGCCCAGGGCGCCCGCGCCGCCATGGAGCACCTGGCCGGGCTCGGCCACCGGCGCGTCGCCCTGGTGTCGGGGCCGTCCGGCTCGTGGACCAGCGGCGAGATCCGCAAGGCCGTCCTGGAGACCCCCGATCTGGAGACGGTCGTCATCGGCCCCAACTCCCCCACCGAGGAGGGCGGCCTGGCCGTCGCCGCCCAGGTCGCCGAGGCGGGGGTGACCGGCGTGCTCGCCTACAACGACCTCGTCGCCATCGGGCTCATCGAGGGGCTGGGCGCCCTCGGCGTCAGCGTTCCCGGCGACATCAGCGTGATCGGCTTCGACGACAGCATCACCGGACGCCTGTACCGGCCCAAGCTCACCACGGTCGCGATGCCCGCGGGCGACGCCGGCCGGATGGCGGTCGACCTGCTCGTCCAGTCGATGAGCGCCGCCACCGTCCTGGAGACCCATCTGGTGGTCCGCGAGTCCACCGCTCCCCCGAAAGGAGTCCCATGA
- a CDS encoding carbohydrate-binding protein, with protein MQPRPVIACAGLLAGTLVVLSGNAAQAASTRYEAESSSAVCTGTIDSDWAGYSGSGFCNGTNAVGAHAQFTVNAPAAGTATLRVRFANGTATARPASLIVNGSTVQTPSFEATGAWSTWATKTLTVSLNAGGNTVRFSPTTSGGLPNIDYIEVETGDTTTPPPGTALYVSPNGSDGAPGTESSPTTLASAISRIPAGGTIYMRGGTYRLSQTVTIPPGNNGTSSARKRLFAYPGETPVLNFSAMSEDPANRGLAVNGSYWHVNGIVVERAGDNGIFVGGSGNIFERTVTRFNRDTGLQLSRMASSTPRDQWPSNNLILSAVSHDNADSDGEDADGFAAKLTSGPGNVFRYAVAHNNIDDGWDLYTKSDTGPIGPVTIEDSLAYKNGTLSDGTQNSAGDRNGYKLGGEDIGVDHVIRRNIAYDNGKHGFTYNRNPGTMTISDNVGIDNDQRNFSFDAGTSVFRNNTSCRSGSGTNDKIVGNADGSNQFWSGSNGSRCSSYTGALRWSFAADGRLVVTFGG; from the coding sequence ATGCAACCGAGACCCGTCATCGCGTGCGCCGGTCTGCTGGCCGGCACGCTCGTCGTGCTGTCCGGCAACGCGGCGCAGGCCGCGTCCACCCGTTACGAGGCCGAGAGCTCCTCGGCGGTCTGCACCGGCACCATCGACTCCGACTGGGCCGGCTACTCCGGCAGCGGATTCTGCAACGGCACCAACGCGGTCGGCGCCCACGCACAGTTCACCGTGAACGCCCCCGCCGCGGGCACGGCGACGCTGAGGGTCCGCTTCGCCAACGGAACCGCCACCGCGCGGCCGGCCAGCCTGATCGTCAACGGATCCACGGTGCAGACGCCGTCGTTCGAAGCCACCGGCGCCTGGTCGACGTGGGCCACCAAGACACTGACCGTTTCGCTGAACGCGGGCGGCAACACCGTCCGGTTCAGCCCGACCACCTCCGGCGGCCTGCCCAACATCGACTACATCGAGGTCGAGACGGGCGACACCACCACGCCGCCGCCGGGCACCGCGCTGTACGTGTCGCCGAACGGCAGCGACGGCGCCCCCGGAACGGAGTCCAGCCCGACGACGCTCGCCTCGGCGATCAGCCGCATCCCCGCCGGCGGGACGATCTACATGCGCGGCGGGACCTACCGCCTCTCGCAGACGGTCACCATCCCGCCGGGCAACAACGGCACCTCCAGTGCCCGCAAGAGGCTGTTCGCCTACCCGGGTGAGACCCCGGTGCTGAACTTCTCGGCCATGAGCGAGGACCCGGCGAACCGCGGGCTCGCCGTGAACGGGTCGTACTGGCACGTCAACGGCATCGTCGTCGAGCGCGCCGGTGACAACGGGATCTTCGTCGGCGGCAGCGGCAACATCTTCGAGCGCACGGTGACGCGCTTCAACCGCGACACCGGGCTGCAGCTCTCGCGGATGGCCTCCAGCACCCCCCGCGACCAGTGGCCGTCCAACAACCTCATCCTGAGCGCGGTGTCGCACGACAACGCCGACTCCGACGGCGAGGACGCCGACGGCTTCGCCGCCAAGCTCACCTCCGGCCCCGGGAACGTCTTCCGCTATGCCGTGGCCCACAACAACATCGACGACGGCTGGGACCTCTACACCAAGTCGGACACCGGCCCCATCGGTCCGGTGACCATCGAGGACTCCCTCGCCTACAAGAACGGCACCCTCAGCGACGGCACCCAGAACTCGGCCGGTGACCGCAACGGTTACAAGCTCGGCGGCGAGGACATCGGGGTCGACCACGTCATCCGGCGCAACATCGCCTACGACAACGGCAAGCACGGGTTCACCTACAACCGGAACCCCGGCACGATGACGATCTCGGACAACGTCGGCATCGACAACGACCAGCGCAACTTCTCGTTCGACGCCGGCACCTCGGTGTTCCGCAACAACACCTCCTGCCGCAGCGGCAGCGGGACCAACGACAAGATCGTCGGCAACGCCGACGGCTCCAACCAGTTCTGGTCCGGCTCGAACGGCTCCCGCTGCTCCTCCTACACCGGTGCCCTGAGGTGGTCCTTCGCCGCGGACGGCCGCCTCGTCGTCACCTTCGGCGGCTGA
- a CDS encoding carbohydrate ABC transporter permease, giving the protein MATTSKPAPVLFRPAPRLVRHLLLIAFGLFMLYPLLWMVSSSVKPEELIFREPGLVPGEVTAENYSRGWDALKHSFGYYLWNSALITGLAVVGNLVACSLAAYAFARLDFPLKKVWFAVMLGSIMLPHHVTVVPQYIMFAKFDWINTIWPIVVPKFLATDAFFIFLMVQFIRTLPRELDEAAAIDGAGHWRTFVQVILPLCVPALATTAIFTFIWTWNDFFTQNLYLTDSDNLTVPVALRHFMDSSGDSSWGPLFAMSIVSLGPIFGFFLAGQKYLVRGMATTGFK; this is encoded by the coding sequence ATGGCGACGACAAGTAAGCCGGCGCCGGTCCTCTTCCGGCCCGCCCCGCGCCTGGTCAGGCATCTGCTGCTGATCGCCTTCGGGCTGTTCATGCTCTACCCGCTGCTGTGGATGGTCTCCAGTTCCGTCAAGCCCGAGGAACTCATCTTCCGGGAGCCGGGGCTGGTGCCGGGCGAGGTGACGGCCGAGAACTACAGCCGGGGCTGGGACGCCCTCAAGCACTCCTTCGGCTACTACCTGTGGAACTCGGCGCTCATCACCGGCCTGGCGGTGGTCGGCAACCTGGTGGCCTGCTCACTGGCGGCCTACGCCTTCGCCCGGCTGGACTTCCCGCTGAAGAAGGTGTGGTTCGCGGTCATGCTCGGCTCGATCATGCTGCCGCACCACGTCACGGTCGTCCCGCAGTACATCATGTTCGCCAAGTTCGACTGGATCAACACGATCTGGCCGATCGTCGTGCCGAAGTTCCTGGCCACCGACGCGTTCTTCATCTTCCTGATGGTGCAGTTCATCCGCACCCTGCCCCGGGAACTGGACGAGGCGGCGGCGATCGACGGCGCCGGTCACTGGCGCACGTTCGTCCAGGTGATCCTGCCGTTGTGCGTCCCGGCGCTGGCGACCACGGCGATCTTCACCTTCATCTGGACGTGGAACGACTTCTTCACCCAGAACCTCTACCTGACCGACTCCGACAACCTCACCGTCCCCGTCGCGCTCCGGCATTTCATGGACTCCAGCGGCGACTCCTCCTGGGGACCGCTGTTCGCGATGTCGATCGTCTCCCTCGGCCCGATCTTCGGTTTCTTCCTGGCGGGCCAGAAATACCTCGTCCGCGGCATGGCGACCACCGGTTTCAAATAG
- a CDS encoding Gfo/Idh/MocA family protein yields MRYAFVGLGHRAQMYVDALLGEWSDTGEIVALCDVNRTRLGYYLDRIGRDVPCFAPHEYDEMLGLADAVVVATVDATHARYVVAALEAGKDVVVEKPLCTTAEDCAAIAEAAERSTGRLVVTFNYRYSPRNSAVRRLIADGAIGDVTSVHFEWVLDTIHGADYFRRWHREAANSGGLLVHKATHHFDLVNWWLDDTARTVYARSALRFYGADNARARGLRDRPERARGAPGLGTDPYLLDLAADPRLKRLYLDAEHEDGYIRDQDVFGEGVTIEDNMAVLVGYSRGALLTYSLNAHGPFEGYRVAFNGTGGRLELQVVERAWTPPHAAIDPTAADKKHAAGAFERLVLHRHWSEPEEIPIESGAGGHGGGDALLLDDVFRGAGDDPLARQAGYRAGVASVMIGVSANLSAARGAPVLLDDGIRLAG; encoded by the coding sequence ATGCGATACGCCTTCGTCGGGCTCGGTCACCGGGCGCAGATGTACGTCGACGCGCTGCTCGGCGAGTGGAGCGACACCGGCGAGATCGTCGCCCTCTGCGACGTCAACCGGACCCGGCTCGGCTACTACCTCGACCGGATCGGCCGCGACGTCCCCTGTTTCGCGCCACACGAGTACGACGAGATGCTGGGGCTCGCGGACGCCGTCGTGGTCGCCACCGTCGACGCGACCCACGCCCGCTACGTCGTCGCCGCCCTGGAGGCGGGCAAGGACGTCGTCGTCGAGAAGCCGCTGTGCACCACCGCCGAGGACTGCGCGGCCATCGCCGAGGCCGCCGAGCGGAGCACCGGCCGGCTCGTCGTCACCTTCAACTACCGCTACTCGCCGCGCAACAGCGCCGTACGCCGGCTGATCGCCGACGGCGCGATCGGCGACGTCACCTCCGTGCACTTCGAGTGGGTGCTCGACACCATCCACGGAGCCGACTACTTCCGCCGCTGGCACCGCGAGGCGGCCAACTCCGGCGGGCTGCTGGTGCACAAGGCCACCCACCACTTCGACCTGGTCAACTGGTGGCTGGACGACACCGCCCGCACGGTCTACGCCCGGTCGGCCCTGCGGTTCTACGGGGCGGACAACGCCCGCGCCCGCGGCCTGCGCGACCGGCCGGAACGCGCTCGGGGCGCGCCGGGGCTCGGCACCGACCCCTACCTGCTCGACCTGGCCGCCGATCCCCGGCTCAAGCGCCTCTATCTGGACGCCGAGCACGAGGACGGCTACATCCGCGACCAGGACGTGTTCGGCGAGGGGGTGACGATCGAGGACAACATGGCCGTCCTCGTCGGCTACTCCCGGGGGGCGCTGCTCACCTACTCCCTCAACGCCCACGGCCCGTTCGAGGGCTACCGGGTGGCGTTCAACGGCACCGGCGGGCGGCTGGAACTGCAGGTCGTCGAGCGCGCCTGGACCCCGCCGCACGCCGCGATCGACCCGACCGCCGCCGACAAGAAGCACGCCGCGGGCGCCTTCGAACGGCTCGTGCTGCACCGGCACTGGAGCGAGCCGGAGGAGATCCCCATCGAGTCGGGCGCGGGCGGTCACGGCGGCGGCGACGCCCTCCTGCTGGACGACGTGTTCCGCGGCGCCGGCGACGACCCCCTGGCCCGGCAGGCGGGATACCGCGCGGGCGTCGCCAGCGTGATGATCGGGGTGTCGGCGAACCTGTCGGCCGCGCGCGGCGCGCCCGTCCTGCTGGACGACGGCATCCGGCTCGCGGGCTGA
- a CDS encoding dienelactone hydrolase family protein, with product MLAGFSGLAELAAHQRGLFPPPGPDLRAALRDALGVLDLRVRDVRVERRWTDAGGGLSGEELSWTVGFGPRTRAYLLRPRDTAGPLPGVVAMHCHAGMKWAGKEKIADGPRPPSAEVLRLRRRLYGGRAYACELARRGFAVLVHDVFAWGSRRPPLGRHRADDYDRAAREHEHVVAKVCAVLGTSFAGVLASEDLAAAAYLRSRPDIASVAAIGLSGGGARAALLGALDPGIGAVAVAAMVSSFRDLREEHVAAHSWMLFPPGLTRLADWPHVVACRAPGPLLVLYALDDPLFPEPGMRRAHALITEVYQDAPRGYTGLFFSAPHCFDIPMQEAAFAWLADRRAGPHEAEGVRSP from the coding sequence ATGTTGGCAGGGTTCTCCGGGCTGGCGGAGCTGGCCGCGCATCAGCGCGGTCTGTTCCCTCCGCCGGGCCCGGACCTGCGCGCCGCGCTCCGCGACGCCCTGGGCGTCCTGGACCTGCGCGTCCGCGACGTACGGGTGGAACGCCGCTGGACCGACGCGGGCGGCGGACTCTCGGGAGAGGAACTGTCGTGGACGGTCGGGTTCGGCCCGCGGACCCGTGCCTATCTGCTGCGTCCCCGTGATACGGCCGGGCCGCTCCCCGGGGTCGTGGCGATGCACTGTCACGCGGGCATGAAGTGGGCCGGCAAGGAGAAGATCGCCGACGGTCCCCGGCCGCCGTCCGCCGAGGTGCTCCGGCTCCGCCGGCGGCTCTACGGCGGCCGTGCCTACGCCTGCGAGCTGGCCCGCCGCGGCTTCGCCGTCCTCGTCCACGACGTGTTCGCCTGGGGCAGCCGCCGCCCGCCCCTCGGCCGGCACCGGGCCGACGACTACGACCGGGCGGCCCGGGAGCACGAGCACGTCGTGGCGAAGGTCTGCGCGGTGCTGGGCACGTCCTTCGCGGGCGTCCTGGCCTCGGAGGATCTGGCGGCGGCGGCCTACCTGCGCTCCCGGCCCGACATCGCCTCGGTCGCGGCGATCGGCCTGTCCGGCGGCGGCGCCCGCGCCGCCCTGCTGGGCGCCCTGGACCCCGGGATCGGCGCGGTCGCCGTGGCCGCGATGGTCTCCTCGTTCCGCGACCTGCGCGAGGAGCACGTCGCCGCCCACTCCTGGATGCTGTTCCCGCCCGGCCTGACCCGGCTGGCCGACTGGCCGCACGTGGTCGCCTGCCGCGCGCCCGGCCCGCTGCTGGTGCTCTACGCCCTCGACGACCCCCTCTTCCCCGAACCGGGCATGCGCCGCGCCCACGCCCTGATCACCGAGGTCTACCAGGACGCGCCCCGCGGATACACCGGCCTGTTCTTCTCGGCTCCCCACTGCTTCGACATCCCCATGCAGGAGGCGGCCTTCGCCTGGCTCGCCGACCGGCGAGCAGGTCCGCACGAGGCCGAGGGCGTGAGATCGCCGTGA
- a CDS encoding carbohydrate ABC transporter permease, with protein MTLSPVTARTAKAPVRPPEAAGARRPGRRRSSRSRSQTRAAYLFLAPWFLGLFAITLGPIIASLYLSFTDYSILSEGRWVGLDNYERMFTEDDRFLTSLKVTATYVVVSVPLQLAFALALALVLDKGLRGLPFYRSVFYLPSLLGGSVAISILWRKIFGTDGIVNSFLGLFGYEGQGWVTSPDTALWTLIVLHVWTFGAPMVIFLAGLRQIPQSLYEAASVDGAGPWRKFRSITLPLLTPIIFFNLVLEVIKSFQSFTQAFIVSGGTGGPVDSTLFYTLYLYNKGFKDYEMGYAAGMAWVLLFIIAVLTGVNFFMSRFWVFYGDDK; from the coding sequence ATGACACTGAGTCCCGTAACGGCGAGGACGGCCAAAGCGCCGGTCAGGCCCCCCGAGGCGGCGGGCGCCCGCCGCCCCGGGCGCCGCAGGAGCTCCCGCAGCCGATCGCAGACCCGAGCGGCCTACCTGTTCCTGGCCCCCTGGTTCCTCGGCCTGTTCGCCATCACCCTCGGGCCGATCATCGCCTCGCTCTACCTGTCGTTCACCGACTACAGCATCCTGAGCGAGGGCCGCTGGGTCGGCCTCGACAACTACGAGCGGATGTTCACCGAGGACGACCGGTTCCTCACCTCGCTGAAGGTGACGGCCACCTACGTCGTGGTGTCGGTCCCCCTGCAACTGGCCTTCGCCCTGGCGCTGGCGCTGGTGCTGGACAAGGGACTGCGCGGCCTGCCGTTCTACCGCTCGGTCTTCTACCTGCCGTCACTGCTCGGCGGCAGCGTGGCGATCTCGATCCTGTGGCGGAAGATCTTCGGGACCGACGGCATCGTCAACTCGTTCCTCGGCCTGTTCGGCTACGAAGGCCAGGGCTGGGTGACCAGTCCGGACACCGCGCTGTGGACGCTGATCGTCCTGCACGTCTGGACGTTCGGCGCCCCGATGGTCATCTTCCTGGCCGGGCTCCGGCAGATCCCGCAGAGCCTGTACGAGGCGGCCTCGGTGGACGGCGCCGGGCCGTGGCGGAAGTTCCGCTCGATCACCCTGCCGCTGCTCACCCCGATCATCTTCTTCAACCTGGTGCTGGAGGTGATCAAGTCGTTCCAGTCCTTCACCCAGGCGTTCATCGTCAGCGGCGGCACCGGCGGACCGGTCGACTCGACCCTGTTCTACACGCTCTACCTCTACAACAAGGGCTTCAAGGACTACGAGATGGGCTACGCGGCCGGAATGGCCTGGGTGCTGCTGTTCATCATCGCGGTCCTGACCGGCGTCAACTTCTTCATGTCTCGATTCTGGGTCTTCTATGGCGACGACAAGTAA
- a CDS encoding GNAT family N-acetyltransferase gives MRSDVALRPLDEELLQELLDAAVADADPLEVMPPVAGPPGWTPERRSAFLRFHRSRALAAEPVESTYAIVVEDTVVGAARLCPMEERTGAAEAGVWIGRSHRGGGVGGAALRRLLALARADGIDAVFVSTTPDNTAVHRLLTALGVDLVRTEDAVTAWVNPAAAG, from the coding sequence ATGCGTTCTGACGTCGCGCTCCGGCCGCTCGATGAGGAACTGTTGCAGGAGTTGCTGGACGCCGCGGTCGCGGATGCGGACCCTCTCGAGGTGATGCCGCCGGTGGCGGGGCCGCCGGGGTGGACTCCCGAGCGTCGGAGCGCCTTCCTGCGGTTCCACCGGTCGAGGGCGTTGGCGGCCGAGCCGGTGGAGAGCACCTACGCCATCGTCGTGGAGGACACGGTGGTGGGGGCCGCCCGGTTGTGCCCGATGGAGGAGAGGACGGGGGCGGCCGAGGCCGGGGTGTGGATCGGGCGTTCCCATCGTGGGGGCGGCGTCGGCGGTGCGGCGCTGAGGCGGCTTCTGGCCTTGGCGCGTGCGGACGGGATCGATGCGGTCTTCGTGAGCACGACACCCGACAACACGGCCGTCCACAGGCTTCTCACCGCACTGGGCGTGGATCTCGTTCGTACGGAGGACGCGGTCACGGCGTGGGTGAATCCCGCCGCTGCCGGATGA
- a CDS encoding aldose epimerase family protein — translation MSIDPAGREGTVFGVAPGGEPVERHVLANGRLRVAVLSYGATIQRLEVADGANVVLGLDTLEDYLHRSRYFGAVVGRYGNRIARARFTLDGIEHRLPANDGEHSLHGGVRGFDKRVWRVESAGPEEITLSLLSPDGEEGYPGTLRVRVRYLLDGDALRIEYRAVADAPTVVNLTNHSYFNLAGAGDVRGHLVRIDADRYLPVDEGKIPTGELAPVAGTPFDFTAPARVDARLDGRYDHCFVLRGGATVTDPGSGRSMEVTTTEPGVQFYTGHMLDGRATPYGPFAGLCLETQHFPDSPNRPGFPSTVLRPGREYVSSTTYLFRTRPAP, via the coding sequence ATGAGCATCGATCCCGCGGGGCGTGAGGGCACCGTCTTCGGCGTCGCCCCCGGCGGCGAGCCGGTCGAACGGCACGTGCTCGCCAACGGCCGGCTGCGCGTGGCGGTCCTCAGCTACGGCGCGACCATCCAGCGGCTGGAGGTGGCCGACGGCGCCAACGTCGTCCTCGGCCTCGACACCCTCGAGGACTACCTGCACCGCAGCCGCTACTTCGGCGCGGTCGTCGGCCGCTACGGCAACCGCATCGCCCGCGCCAGGTTCACCCTCGACGGGATCGAGCACCGGCTGCCGGCCAACGACGGGGAGCACAGCCTGCACGGCGGGGTCCGCGGCTTCGACAAGCGGGTGTGGCGGGTCGAGTCGGCGGGCCCGGAGGAGATCACCCTGAGCCTGCTCAGCCCGGACGGCGAGGAGGGCTACCCCGGGACCCTGCGGGTGCGGGTCCGCTACCTGCTGGACGGGGACGCGCTGCGGATCGAGTACCGGGCGGTCGCCGACGCGCCCACCGTCGTCAACCTGACCAACCACTCCTACTTCAACCTCGCCGGCGCGGGCGACGTGCGCGGGCACCTCGTGCGGATCGACGCCGACCGCTACCTGCCCGTCGACGAGGGCAAGATCCCCACCGGCGAACTGGCCCCCGTGGCGGGCACCCCGTTCGACTTCACCGCCCCGGCCCGGGTGGACGCGCGGCTCGACGGCCGCTACGACCACTGCTTCGTGCTCCGGGGCGGGGCGACGGTCACCGATCCCGGCAGCGGCCGGTCGATGGAGGTGACCACCACCGAGCCGGGCGTGCAGTTCTACACCGGGCACATGCTCGACGGCCGCGCCACGCCCTACGGCCCGTTCGCCGGGCTCTGCCTGGAGACCCAGCACTTCCCCGACTCCCCCAACCGGCCCGGCTTCCCCTCGACGGTGCTGCGTCCGGGCCGGGAGTACGTCTCGAGCACGACCTACCTGTTCAGGACGCGGCCCGCCCCCTGA
- a CDS encoding ABC transporter substrate-binding protein, whose product MKRILAATALILLTVPATAACGGDDGGSDGKTKVVFSYWGSDARQKLTEAAIAKFEAKNPTIDVEGDFSDWDSYYEKLATKTAAGDAPDVMTIEIRGLAEYAGRGILADLAGKVDTTGLDQQVLKAGQVGGKQYAIPTGVNTFPMIVNRASVEKAGEKVPDDKTWTWDEYIALAQRITSKSGGDLWGTEWNRNPAFLEIFARQRGESFYADGRLGLSEQTVKDWWALLQKIISTKAGPDAAKMNETGTKVDQAMLATNDSAFGSWWSNQLTALTTGSGQQLDLLRMPKAPGAAGSGMFLQPAMYYTISARTENAEAARKFVDFMVNDPEAGAILLSDRGLPTNAKVVAAVKDRLAPADRKVLAFIESTRNELSTAAVPPKGAMEMEDILERATDSVLFGKASPDAAAKTLLSEADAALS is encoded by the coding sequence ATGAAGCGCATCCTGGCGGCCACCGCCCTCATCTTGCTCACGGTGCCGGCCACCGCCGCATGCGGCGGCGACGACGGCGGCTCCGACGGGAAGACGAAGGTCGTCTTCTCCTACTGGGGCAGCGACGCCCGGCAGAAGCTGACGGAGGCCGCCATCGCCAAGTTCGAGGCCAAGAACCCGACGATCGACGTCGAGGGCGACTTCTCCGACTGGGACAGCTACTACGAGAAGCTGGCCACCAAGACCGCGGCCGGCGACGCCCCGGACGTGATGACCATCGAGATCCGCGGCCTCGCCGAGTACGCCGGCCGCGGCATCCTCGCCGACCTGGCGGGCAAGGTCGACACCACCGGCCTCGACCAGCAGGTGCTCAAGGCCGGCCAGGTGGGCGGCAAGCAGTACGCCATCCCCACCGGCGTCAACACCTTCCCGATGATCGTCAACCGGGCGTCGGTGGAGAAGGCCGGCGAGAAGGTCCCCGACGACAAGACCTGGACCTGGGACGAGTACATCGCGCTCGCCCAGCGGATCACCAGTAAGAGCGGCGGCGACCTGTGGGGCACCGAGTGGAACCGCAACCCCGCCTTCCTGGAGATCTTCGCCCGCCAGCGCGGCGAGAGCTTCTACGCCGACGGCAGGCTCGGCCTCTCGGAGCAGACCGTCAAGGACTGGTGGGCCCTGCTGCAGAAGATCATCTCCACCAAGGCCGGCCCGGACGCCGCCAAGATGAACGAGACCGGCACCAAGGTCGACCAGGCCATGCTCGCCACCAACGACAGCGCGTTCGGCAGCTGGTGGAGCAACCAGCTCACCGCGCTGACCACCGGCTCCGGCCAGCAGCTCGACCTGCTGCGGATGCCCAAGGCCCCGGGCGCGGCCGGCTCCGGCATGTTCCTGCAGCCGGCCATGTACTACACGATCTCGGCCAGGACCGAGAACGCCGAGGCCGCCCGGAAGTTCGTCGACTTCATGGTCAACGACCCCGAGGCCGGCGCGATCCTGCTCAGCGACCGCGGCCTGCCGACCAACGCCAAGGTCGTCGCCGCCGTCAAGGACAGGCTGGCGCCGGCCGACCGGAAGGTGCTGGCCTTCATCGAGTCGACCAGGAACGAGCTGAGCACCGCCGCGGTCCCGCCGAAGGGCGCCATGGAGATGGAGGACATCCTCGAGCGCGCCACCGACTCGGTGCTGTTCGGCAAGGCCTCCCCGGACGCCGCGGCCAAGACCCTGCTCAGCGAGGCCGACGCCGCCCTCTCTTAG
- a CDS encoding TylF/MycF/NovP-related O-methyltransferase: MSGWKTRANRMLASVTGYRLTRVSAGPRRPATGRGRFPADFDEDYRAIISAVRPYTMTGNAKLHALITATRYIHDHAVPGAVMECGVWRGGSMHAVARTLDMAGDHSRDLYLFDTFEGMTRPSEHDRRHDGRAADHLLATSDRSAGVWAHASLEDVRAGFAQVPYPAERIHYVQGPVEKTVPDQAPEQIALLRLDTDWYASTKHELEHLYPRLVSGGVLIIDDYGYWKGARKATDEFLARTGERLLLIRIDTGRIAVKP; encoded by the coding sequence ATGAGCGGCTGGAAGACGCGAGCGAACCGGATGCTGGCCTCGGTCACCGGGTACCGGCTGACCAGGGTGTCGGCGGGGCCGCGCCGCCCGGCGACCGGGCGGGGACGGTTCCCGGCGGACTTCGACGAGGACTACCGGGCCATCATCAGCGCGGTCCGCCCGTACACGATGACGGGCAACGCCAAGCTGCACGCGCTGATCACCGCGACCCGTTACATCCATGACCACGCGGTGCCCGGCGCGGTCATGGAGTGCGGCGTCTGGCGGGGCGGCAGCATGCACGCCGTGGCGCGGACGCTGGACATGGCCGGCGACCACTCCCGGGACCTGTACCTCTTCGACACCTTCGAGGGCATGACCCGGCCGTCCGAGCACGACCGGCGGCACGACGGACGTGCCGCCGACCACCTGCTGGCCACCTCGGACCGCTCCGCCGGCGTGTGGGCCCACGCCTCACTGGAGGACGTCCGCGCGGGGTTCGCCCAGGTGCCCTACCCGGCCGAACGGATCCACTACGTGCAGGGCCCGGTGGAGAAGACCGTCCCCGACCAGGCTCCCGAACAGATCGCGCTGCTGCGGCTGGACACCGACTGGTACGCCTCGACCAAGCACGAACTCGAGCACCTCTACCCCCGCCTGGTCTCCGGAGGCGTGCTCATCATCGACGACTACGGCTACTGGAAGGGCGCGCGCAAGGCCACCGACGAGTTCCTCGCGCGCACCGGCGAGCGCCTCCTGCTCATCCGGATCGACACCGGCCGGATCGCCGTCAAGCCCTGA